The following DNA comes from Molothrus aeneus isolate 106 chromosome 21, BPBGC_Maene_1.0, whole genome shotgun sequence.
AGAAAATGCCATCCCCTAAAGCTTCAATCTCCTGTGCAGATGCTGCCAGCTGCATGATGCTTGCTACGAGAACCTCCAGAGGTACCACTGCGATGCCAAGACACGCCCCTACTCCTACAGCTGGCACTACGGCAGCCTCTCCTGCGGTGAGTAGGGCCCTGGAAAAGGGGGTGCCAGCCCCCCCAAAGCCGGGGCTGACCCTGGGCTCCCCTCGTCCCGCAGGTCAGGACTCCCGGTGCTCCTTCTTGTCCTGTGAGTGCGACCGCAGCCTGGCGCTGTGCCTGAGGAGAAACGCCAGGAGCTACAAGAAACGCTACCGGCTCTACCCCAACTGGCTGTGCCGGTGATGGGAGCTGGGATGCGGCGTCGGGATCGCCCTTCatccctctgcctgtgctggccacaCCAGAGCCGCTGTAAATTAAATCAGCGCGGAAATAAACAATGCTCGTGTTCAACGTCCCCGGtcctctgagagctgctgctgggcagggagagaaatCCCCGTAAATAATCAACATCTTCCCAAAACTTTCCAAGAACTCGGGCTCGGCCCCTGCGTCAGCCGCGGCAGAGGGGGGCTGGCCGGGGGAAGGGGCGTAGCGCTCCTGGCTTTGGGACAGACGAATCCTCTTGGAGCTTCCAGTTGGAGCTCGCGGGCTGCGCACGGAGGGCAGGCTCTCCCCGGGAGGACAGACGGACAGCGAGCACCATCCCTGGTGAGCGACACCCCCCTCACTCCGCTGCTGTGGACAGAAAAATCCGGGGGGGATGTTGGGAGGAGGCAGCGAGCGGCCCGTGCCGGTAGGAAAAGCGAAATCGCTTCCAAATGGAAGCGGTGCGAGGCTGCCCTGCGCCGAGAGAGCTGCACTGGGGGCCAAAAGCGGTGGGACGGGAGGTGAGAGGTGCTGGAggggtgggacaggagctgggggaTGCTCAGGTGACACCACTCGCTCTCGGCCAAGAGGCAGCAACGCTGATGCgagggggcacagctgctttccTCCCTCCAGATGTTGGCGTTGATCCGATTTCAGAGGAAGCTTCTCACGGCTGCTCCTATCAAACTGGCCATgctgcctggctgagcctgTCCCCTGTTTCTCCTCCCAGGCCCAGGTGAGAGGAAGATGAAGGTCCTGCTGGTGCTGATGACGCTGTTTGCCTGCTGTAAGTGCATCCCTGACCCACAGACGAGAGCCAGGCTCATCCCCAAACTCCTGTGCACTCCTCAGGGGGACTCCCAGCAAAGCCTCCTTCGCTCCCCAGTTCCCCAGGCCTCATAACTCATAAGAGACACATaacttaccaaaaaaaaaaaatcacattttacgGTCACTCTAGGTGTGTTCACAGCGCACGGGAAGCACCCACGCCCATTCACACCGGGACTCGAGGGAAGCACCGTAGGAAACCTGACTGCCCATGGATGCTACAGGGGATGGGGCACCTCGAGGGCTTCGGTGGATCGGTACAGGCAACGCTGCCCCAGAGGGCTAACGCTGGGTAACCCCGGGGCTCTGCaccaccccagcagcccccgCTGAAGCTTTGCAAAATGCAGACCGGGtgcttggcagcagcaggaaggagtcAGGTTTTCGGGAAGCAGGGAAAGTGATGCAGGGTTCACCCCTAACTCCATCCCGGAGTGGGCAGGGCGGTGCCAGTGACAGCTGCCCGGTCCGTGGGATGGCACCAGAGCAGGGGGACGTTCCTGAAGCCGGGATGCGGGGCAGGGCCTGCACGGGGAGGCAGAGCCTTGGCGTGGGAACGGGCAGGACACAGAAGCTTCTGGGCgatccagagcaggaggaagcagagctggcGGCTCTCCCGCCCGGCTGGCAGAGCCTGTGGCAGCTGGGGCGGCAGCAGCCGGTGCCACATTCCCGAcgagcccaggctctgctcctcccgCAGGTGCTGCCTGCTCCGAGCCTGCTGCTATGCCAGGCTGGCAGCGCGGCGGTGCCCGGCGGGACCGGCCCAGGCCCTGTCTGCGCCCCGGGCGGGGATCCCGTCCTGCAGTGAGTGCTCGCCCAAAGGGGCTCGGGACGCCCCTTCCCGCACCATCCCCTGTCCGCGGCCCCCTTCCCGGGCTGCTCGGAGCTCTCAGGCTCGCTGTCGGTGCCGCAGGTTCGGGGACGCGCTGCCAGCGAGGCGCCTGCAGGTGCGAGAGGGCGATGCTGCTGTGCCGGGCTCGGCTGGGCCGGGCTCAGCTCCGCCGCCGCGCCGGGTGCCGGGGACGAGCCGGGCGCTGCTGAAGCAAGAACTCCCTTTGCGGAACCATCTCCGGGCTGATCGGCGAAGGGACGGCGCCGGCAGCGCCTCCCAGCCCTGGCGAGTCTCCCCCTCGGGGCCTTTTGGCTTCCAGGCGAGGACAGGAACCCTCCGGTGGAGCCGCATGCGAGGAGGGGGAGCGGCGCTCCCTGAGGTCCAGCACAGCAAAACAAGGGAGGAGGGGacccctgcccctgtcccggGAGGGGCGGGATGGGAAGCGTCCCCTTGGCAGCCTGTCCGCTCCCTCCGCTTCTGCTTCTCAGCAAATTCCCTCCTGTTGctccaaaataaaaccagagagCCCAAAGCACCGGTTCACAGCGTGCAGTGATTCAGCTGAGCCCAGTGACCACCCCTCACCTCTCAGACAGGTTTCCTGTTGAAACCCAGCAAAAACGACACTTGAGAGGTGACACAACTCACCCCTGAACTGCCCCAACTCAGCTCTAAACCTTCAGGCTCTGAAAAGGTCCAGTTTTCCTGAAAGAGGGAGAATGAGGCTGGTggaagggctgggggcaggcacAATGGCGTGGGAGGGCCAGGCTTGGAcctggatgatccttgtgggtcccttccagctcaagaCATTCTGTGATCCCCTAAATCTCTGCTGTGACACCATGGCCGGGAGCTTGCGTCACACCCAGTGCTGAGCAAAACAGAGATCTCACCAGAAAAGAATGTTTTGGCCCAATTCTGCAATAACCCTGAGCACATTCCTTAGGAAAAGGCAGCTCAGGCAGCGGCTGCTTCCCCCCACTTCAGCATCCCCAGGTTTTGTACCTTGGGGTGCTGACCCCGGCAGGTCTCCAGGCTCCAAACCACCTTAGGGGGGCTCAGCAAGGAAATAAAGCCACAGAAACGGCAACAAAACACTTTCTTCAGGGGCTGATAcccagctggaattcccatCTTGGATTGCCCCATAGCTGCAATCAATGGCACCAGGAAATAGCCCTGAAATCAGCAGTGCCACCCGGGAATCAGAGAATCTCCGTGTGCAGTCCcgggggagaggaggaaggagccctgtgcccacagctgatAATTGCAGGGCATAAATCAAGGATCAAATCCTCACCGAGAGCACAGACAGCCCAGACAGATTGCAGGCTGGGACAAACTGAATCACACTCTCCCTTTGTAAATTCTGGGTGAATTTTAACCATCCGTGAATTTTCCTGCTTGGACATCCGGCTGTACAAATCCATTCATACAAATCTTCCAAATGCTGATGGTTTGGCTCAGATGCTGCACCCCCACAGAGCATTGCAATAAACTGGGCTGCAAGAGTTGTGGTTTTCATACTATGAAACAAAatccacagcttcccaggaggcATTTGGCTTGGGGGGGGAATTATTTCCCATTTGGGGAAGGGATCCTGCAAACCTGCCACAGGTAGAGGGGCTGGGGTGGAGAGACTCTCAGTGGAGCTCAGCCACTTTGATGGACAAGAATATCCCTTATTGCCCTGTGATAAAACTGGTTGTGGACTTGGAAAACCCTGAATTATGGCAAATCCTGGTTTAGCCAATTAACTCAACACCACCCCAGGAGACTACTTAAATTAGCCCAGAGAGCTGATGAGGCAAAGGGCCCATGCCAGAGGGGGGAAGAGATTTTGCTGAGCTGAGTTCCCTTCTCTCAGCATCTCTCTGATTCCCACACAAGTTGCATCCTTgttccctgcctcagtttccctgccagccctgtggggatTTCCTCCCCTGCCTCAGTGCTAGCCCATGCTGGGGTTCCCCAAAAAGCACCACAAAGCAGCTGCAATCTCTGCCAGAAGATATCTGCTAACTGATTGCTCAGTACCACCAATTTAATCAGAGATTCTCCCCAAGCAAACGACACAAGCAGCCTCTTTTCCCACGCTTTCCATCATACATCActtgcattttttcttctctgccatTTGCCTTATCTTGCTTCTAAATAAAGGTGAACCACACACCTCATGCCATGAGGTATTTGAGAGCAAAACACCGTGCCCAGCACACATGGGGaaagggatggagcatcccCACATGCAGGAGGgaactgggcactgaaaaagcCCCACTAGCAAGAAAACCACCAACCATGgcctctgctcagctccatCTCCAGCAACAGCCATTCTGGAGACCATGGGACCTTCCTCCACTCCCAATGCTGCATCTCAGCCACTCTGGTAAGTTGGAAGGGGAGGAATCTTTGCACTGGCTGCAttttctccctgcccagctAAGTCAGGATGGAAACAGTAAGACACAGAATGGTGTTTTCTAGCCAAggcataaaaaaaatctgtcatccAGGAAGAAAGtggatcatggaatcacagactcCTCAGACAacctcattccaccccctgccatgggcaaggacacctcaTACTAAATGGTTCCTGTTCTCCCTCAAGTTCTCTCATTTTACTCAGGGAAGCACTGGGAACGCTGAGACGCCCAGAGCCACGCACAGActcagccccaggctgctccacacATCCAAAACCTCCTGCCAAGACCCCACACATCCAAACCCTCCTGCCAAGAGCTCCACCATATAAGGCATCCCACAgcctccagcagtgccaggacacCTGCACAGCAGCGGGACCAGTATGGTGAGGATTGTCAATATTTGCCCACTTTGGGCTCCCCAGAGGAGGGGCCCTGCTGAGGGTGCACAGCCATAAAAGGTGTGACCAGCAGCACCTTGGGCTCACcaaaccccagagctgccagtgccaggatGAAGCTCCTCTCGCTGCTCCTCTTCTGTGAGTATCCCCCACCAGCTCCCACCCCGGGAAAGCTCCCAGGCCCTGTCCacagccaggtggggatggTGAGATCCCATTTTTGCTGTGGAAAGGTGGGATGGGAGGTTGCTTTTCCTGGTGCTTTTAACCCTCCCTTATGCAGTCCTAGGACTGGCCCTTGCCAGCTGCAACCTGGCCCAGTTTGCAGTGATGATTAAGCAGAAGACGGGGAAATCGGCGCTGGCTTACAACGGGTACGGCTGCTACTGCGGCTGGGGCGGCTCCAAACAGCCCCTGGATGCCACTGACAGGTACTGGCAcaaggcagagccccagccctccTCACCTCCCTGGGTACAGCACTGCAATCTGGGTCCTGCTCCTGAGGGGGGAATTAGCAATGAGAAAATTGTTGCTTGTCCTTAAAGCCTCGGTAGAAGCGGTGCAGTGGCAGCAAAGATGCAGTGGTTGATGTTTTACCTTAttgtcccacctgtccctgaCCTCGGCTCTCCTGCCCCCAGGTGCTGCCACGCCCACGACTGCTGCTACAAGAAATTGGTCGCGTCCGGCTGCAGCCCCAAAACGACCACCTACAATTACAGCTTCCGAAGAAACCAAATCACCTGCGGTGAGAGCGGGGCGggggcagagctctgagcagggagGCACAGCCACCCACACTCGGGGAGCTTGGCTTCCAACATCCCCTTTAGATCATCCTGGCCTGGAAATCACACACAGTGAAGTGGGTGGAAATACAGGAAAAGTGCCAGGAATAAGGCAAATAAGCATCTGCTGGATTATGGTGAAGTTTAGAGCTTGGGGACTTCCCTGAGGAGGGGCCTTGTCCTTCCCAAGAGGCCAAACACCAAGGGTTTGAGAGGAGCCTCTCATGCTGGATGGGgacctggcacagctgccctgagTGCTCATTGTTGCACAGACCACAGCAAAGCACATCCCAGAGACCCAGGGAAACACCCGCAGACACATCAGAGACAAAGTGAAGTGAATGCTCCACACCCCAGACACGAGACCACCTGAGACACCCCAAACTCAacagaggggctgtgaggaCGGTCAAAAAACACCCCCTGACCCTCACACCCTTCAGCTGCCTCCATTGCCCCCAATTTTCTTCCAGGAAAGGGGAACTCGTGCCAGAAGCGGACGTGTGCGTGCGACAAGAGGGCGGTGGAGTGCTTCAAGAGGGCAGCCGGCTCCTACCACAAATCCTACAGCAACTACCCCAACTCCAAGTGCAGGGGCAAGACACCCTCCTGCTAGGCACTCCTGCCATGGCCCAGCTCCAAACCTGGCAGGAACCATCAGAACTGGGGGGTTCTGCCTTCCCTGGGGCACTGAAGAATTGTCCAGCACCTTTCCCCAGAGCCTTAGCACAGGGAAAACCTGCTTCCCATGGTTGAATAACTCATAAAAATCAGGTAAACCCTGCAAATAAAGATATGTTTCAAAACTGTGGCCAGTGTTGTGTTTTGGGAATCAGTGGTGGAAGGGGTAGGTAACAGCATGGAGCTTGAGGGCTgattttttgaagaaaatgttCCTTCCTGCATAtactttctctttaaaaatgaCCAGAAGTAACATTCTAGCGGCCAACCAGTAAATCTTAAAagctccagaggaaaaaaagcccacagaAACAGCAAGTGGctgctgcaccccaaacccaaagcAGGCTCCAAGGCCAGCttctctccaggagctcagccTCAATCCACAATCCAGCCCCATCCCGTTTCTAATGACTTTTATAGCAATTAACAcacactgcaggcacaggggaGCCCAGTGGGGGGGGTCTCAGAGGCTTAGGTGGCTCTTTCTTGCACACAGATGTCtcctcaggctgcagctccatgcAGCCACCTTGTCCCACACCACAGCAGCACATGATCCCAAATTAGCCCTAATTACCTCTAACAAGCCAGGGCTGGCTGTACCCTGGGCCTCAATGGAGGCACCTCCAGCTGTAATGGAGGTGTGAGATGTGATTGGCCTAAAATAAAGGAGTTTTAAGGGTAATTTATTTGATTTCCACATCAGTGCTGAGGGCTCCTGCCTTGGTTAAGTGTTTCACTACAAGCAACAGCACCCCTGCTTCAAGCTCCTGCAGTAAATGTGGTATCTTTATAACTCCAAACCAcccatttcttctcattttctaCAGGCAATAAGGATTCTAGAAGCTGAGACAGAGCCAATGCTGCCTTCTAAGGCTGCTGCTTGCACCCAGGAAGCTCCAAGGAACCACCATAGCTCAACACCAGCACAAACCATCTTCTTTTATCCCACTCTGGATTATGGAGCATTCTTCATGCCcaatttctctccctttctgcaGCTCCCAAAGCTCTGCAGGCATGGAGGCCATGGGTGCAAATGTGGCAAAGCTGTGAGATAAACCAGAAGGCAGCTCCTACGTaggaacaagggaaaggagACACAGAACAGCACGGGCAGAAAACCCTTCCCATACACAGCCAGGCTAATGGAGGTCAGCCAGGACCTGCCCAAATGCTTACAACTTCCAGTTCAACTGAATTCCTGACCTGcaggggcaggatttgggaaaaTAAGTCCAGGGAAGATGATGGAGGGAGACAGGAGGCAGGGACAGTGGTTTTCTACATCCTCCTGCTGCGGATTTGCCCTTGAGAGGCTCACAGTGACCCTGCTGCAGCAACAGCCAAAACACCCTCATATTTGTCAGCCAGCTGCTAAGAACAAACAGTCATCCTCCTCAGAGCCCAGGGGAACATCCAGGGCTTATTGTCCACCCCTGGCCCGTGGATTACGGAGCACTCAGCTCCACCAAGGAGTAAACACACATCATGGATGAATCACAgttgttctgctctgctctcttgcctgccttcctcctcccaggAAAACCCACCATcagtttttaaagcaaattcaCTGCAGAAACTGAGTTCTGTGAAGAATGCTGCACAAAGAttccctaggaaaaaaaaaatacattgggAATGTGGAAATTTCAACgggaaaaatgtgaaatggaCAAAATCAGTTTTAACATCTTTGGCTATGGAATGGCTGTGCAGGCACAAAGCTACTCTGGCAAGATAAAGGGAATTTGACTGGTTTGTCAAGATTTATGAGCCCAGCACATTAAGAGTTTATTTTAATCATATTACACTtggaaatgaaagcattttcagCCCCAGATTTTGTTCCATGTATCAGAGGCCACGAGCTGTGGGCCAGTCTCTCCCTTtgctgttggtgctgctgttgCAGACCCTCCTTTCACCCTGCACACCATGGGGTGAGGTTTGGGTTCCCTCCTTGGCCTCCAGCCAACAACAAATGTCTTATCAGCTCTGGCTCCACAGGACAAAACCCCAATTCATTGAGATCAAAACTCTAACTCACAGTGCACAACTGCAATTTCTTATCTCTTCAAACCTGCAGAACACAGCTGCCTTTCAGACCAAAacacaggacagggcaggacacgGGTGACAGAGTCACCTGCACTGCCTTGCCAAACCTGCTGCCACAATTCATCACCCCCTGAAAGAACTTGCACTTTCTCCCCACTAAGCTGTGACTCACCTCCCTTCCCACTACTGTAAAAATGACTGTCTTGGAGAAAAAGGAATTCCTACACCACCAGTTCTTACAGGAGAGGTCCTTCCTTTTTATTCTTCAAGTATCAGCCCAGTTCTTGGCAGTTCAGTAAAAAACCCATTAATAGTTCCATgctgattttttaaacttttaagcACAGACAAGTTTTTCAAATGCAACACTCcccacttttaaaaaatccctttcacctctgccctggctgaTGAGGTGTCTCAGTGTGTAAGTGCACATGTGCTTTCTTCAAGCTTAGTGCTTGTTACAAGCCCAAAAACCTGAGTGGAGCTGAAACCCTGTGAGCTATAAATCAAAGGCTGATCAATCCCACAGTCCTTTCACCTCTATCCAAATTCTCAGTCCTACAGTGGAAAACATCACAAGAATCAAGCTGTCATCCTACTTGGTGACCTCACTAAAATggaatttaagaagaaaaaaaacctacccTGGAAAAAAGCTTGATTTCTGAAGTGAAATAGGCAGGTTTCCCAGGGATCACTGCTGCTTGGGAGGTTCTTCCCAGGACTCTTGGTCCTTTGGCTGTACTAATTTCATTTGGAGACTGACACCTATCCAGCTCCTGACTTGGACTAAAGCCCTGGAGTGGCCCAAAAGCTCTAGAAAGGGCAAAGGGGACAAGATTCCAGGTGTCCAAGTAACACCACTCATCAGAAACTTGAAGCCTGTTCCTGTCACATTTTACCAGGTCAGAAGAATCAGCTCTGCATTCTTGAGTCCACTGGGAttattgttttggggtttttttccctcctacaGGTCTCATCATAAAGTagctgatcccaaaccccagcaagCATGGATGCAGCAATCCCCATCTCCCCTCCATGTATTCATCACTTCTGAACCTGCTCAGTGCAATGCCAGCAGTTCTAGTGAGATTAAAACTTGTCACTGTATTCCTGCATGGCAAACAAAAGAGGAATGTCATGTTTGAGACATGAGTGCTGGCTGACACACTTTGCTTTGGAAAGGATTCTGGGACTCTGTTTTCTTActttatttgaatttaaa
Coding sequences within:
- the LOC136565509 gene encoding basic phospholipase A2 homolog; protein product: MNSLLGLSVLFVWGLSPAHGNLLQLHQMISEATGKNAFLYYGFYGCYCGLGGRGQPKDATDRCCQLHDACYENLQRYHCDAKTRPYSYSWHYGSLSCGQDSRCSFLSCECDRSLALCLRRNARSYKKRYRLYPNWLCR
- the LOC136565508 gene encoding basic phospholipase A2 caudoxin-like, giving the protein MKLLSLLLFFLGLALASCNLAQFAVMIKQKTGKSALAYNGYGCYCGWGGSKQPLDATDRCCHAHDCCYKKLVASGCSPKTTTYNYSFRRNQITCGKGNSCQKRTCACDKRAVECFKRAAGSYHKSYSNYPNSKCRGKTPSC